In Sebastes umbrosus isolate fSebUmb1 chromosome 7, fSebUmb1.pri, whole genome shotgun sequence, the sequence CaaagtttgcacagtatttaggtggcctgtagatattcagaaacaaagctcgagaagaggagttcagctgaagagcgacatgttcaaaagaagcaaaatgtccataagatatctgtttgcattggagagaatcattaaacaatattGCAACGCCACCTCCTTTCTTATGCATTCTAGTTTcgctcataaaactaaagttgggaggagttgactcgataagaacagctgcactgttattttggtctaaccaagtttcagttaaaaacataaaatcaagcttgtgctcaataataaaatcattgattaaaaaagtttttcctACCAAAGATCTGACGTTTAACAGGgctagctttaatgtgctagaggcattattattattttagatgCCGAGGGGGGATTATTGGAGAGAAAACGGGTGTAGGGCGCGGAGTCAGTTTAGTTCCAGCCTTGACCAGTTCCTTCATGTGGTTAGTGAACtccaagaggggggaggagggagaaagggtgataagcgaggaggaggacgcctcctcttgtctctgtcGTATCCCAGGGCTGGCCTGGGGTGGGGGGTGAAATGGTTCTCCTTGAGGTCCCCtggcacattgtgttgtgtcttcctCCAGTGGTGATTCCTCTTGTCTCTCGTCCTTGGCAGAGGGAACAGATGAATGACGCAGGAAGTAGAATAGGTTGGAGTTGAAAAATTTTACTCCTGATTTGTTTAGGGAGATTCCATCTGCCTTGAAGAGATGTCTGCCgtcccaaaaaaagttaaaattgtcaataaaatgcactgagtggGATTTGCATGCTGTTGAAAGCCATGTGTTCAGTCCCGGCAGGTGCAACCTGCCGAATCTCTCGACTCCTCTTCTGATCGGCGGCAGGGGTCCActgataaatacaataaaacttGATAAAACAAGTCCCGTTTCAGCACTTCAGACTGTTGTTTCACAACATCATTCAATGTGCAGTaccacattttacacatttaggtgtGCAGTCACAATATCCAGGATTCTTTCTGCCAGATCAGAGACCATATCTTTGTGAAAACAGAGTACTTTGATGTCTTTACTCCAAATCTGTTCTCCAGTTGCAAACTTCTTTGTTGGGGAGGTTTGTTACTCATCCTTCCTTTCACAGTTGTCCACGGTTGGACCTTACTTTGTACAGGGGTTTGATGAGGCACTATGCTCGGATGCTAATGCAGGCCAGCCGGTCGCATCACATATCTGAGGGTGCTGGGTTCTGCCTGTAAGTTTTCCTCCCATTTCCGAAGGGACATGATTTACGCTTTGGTTTTGCACCAAGAGAGTTCCAGGGAGGACTACTAGTCGATTTATTGCCCTGTACACAGCTCTCTTGATTCTTGGTGGTCTTGTTGGTGCTAATTAGCTTTCTATTAGCCTGTTCCAGTTCAATGTTTTGAGTCAGTGGTAGAGTGTCTTCTTCTGTAGAAGTTTTGTAGTGGTCATCCTTGGAGAAGGGAGGCATCTTGCTGCTGATTAGCTTTAGCCAAGCACCTCGCTCCCGTTCACTATAGTACAGGCTTGTGCTGCTGATAGGTCACGCtcacaaagtaaaacagtttttaaaaaagtggtagccttcagtttctttcataaattaaaCTCCCAGTGATTTGTAAGTATCCAGGACCCGTTTTCCAAAGATTTAGTAGCGAAAGATAAGCATAGTAATGATAGAAAGAAAGCAAAGCGGAGAGCAACTCAGCGAAGCGtctgcacagaaaacacagagagcagagacagGAAACctaacagcagcaggaggaactCACTGGCTGTGATGTTGAAGGTCAGCGTGTCATCGCCGAACTCATTGGAGGCTTCGCAGGTAGCGGAGATGTCAGAGGTGACCTTGATGCTGACCAGACTCTCAACGCCCTCATCGGTCCTCATTTCGAATGCTGTCTCGAGGATctggcacaaaaacacacagtttacCCATAAGGAAACACAGGTCCACCAACGGAAAAGGTTTCCCTTTGTTCTACACAGGTCAGATTTAATGCATCCTGTCACAGACTGGAGAAAGGTGCATCATCTGTCTGAAATGCGACTAAACCGACCTTTTAGTGGCAGTTGATAGCACCTCTCTCAGGTCAGGGATTTGTTTTCCAATGCAGAAACACGGTAAGAAATACACTTGAGTCTTATCAAAATCAGCGAAATGGTGTTGAAGATATCACGCTTAAAATCACCAAAACAGAGTCTACAGCCGTGGTAGTGGCTCGTGAGGCTGTACTCAGGCAAAGtgttgctttgagctaaatgcttacATGGAAATGCTAATGCTGATGCTGACCACGTTTGGCTAATTCGCActtaacacaaagtacagctgaggcaatccatccagtagatgttgagatatttcactggacaATTTTGACCTGGTGGTGGCGCCAGATAAAAAGTCTGGGGATCACTAAAGTCATTAGCACACATCCTCTCTGTGTCACGTATAACTGTACCAAATTTgatcaaatagttgttgagatatttcagtggaGGACCAACCGATATCGCCATCCATTCATGGCAACATTACCTtgaattaaaggtgcagtgtgtagcatctggcggtatctagcagtgaggttgcagattgcaaccaagcatgtaggagaactatggtggttgacgcgaaaatgcgaatggccctctctagagccagttgttgttaGAGTAGCGCAGGTCATTTggccagtgcttagagtgtgtgtgtacgtgcaaagtgagtggtgaagcaagagagagacagcgtCGGCGACgggagtaacgttatcgactcattctaaggtgacGAAAATACAATGACTCcttttttaggtgattatacactaaacaaAAGaaacttatttatattatattccatttctgccaatagatccccctaattgttagacactgttcctttaatgtccCAGTTACGCAAATTActctaataacaataaatacaagaacaCCGTGCAAAAATACACCCCATTCACAACTAATACATAGTCACCAACCTGCTGCTAATGTCATTACATGTAGagtaaaacagcatcaacaaagTGAAATGATCATTTGAACCAGAATTTGTTTAAGTTAAACAAGTTTTTCTGTACTGTTACAGCGTGGATCGTATACTGTAAACTGCTGTGGGGGTTGAATGACACTAATTTGTCACGATGGACATGACAGTTGAAGTCTTTGGGATTGAAGAGATTAAGAGCATGTCCGGTGAGGACACATTTGGAAAACCTGCGTAGGGAggcttctctctgctgctgtaccTTTCCATCAGAGGTGTTCCAGGTAACGGTGGGAGCAGGGAAACCTCTGACATTGCAGCTCAGATTGATTGTCTCCTCGAAACTCGCCTCCCTCTCTGTGGAGTCCGGCTTTATGATCTCTGGTGGGCCTGCAgagaaaatagcaaaaaataataacctTGAAAATGTTTCCCATGTCCATAACTATTATAACTAGCAACAGTGCCTGTTGCTAACACGCAAATACAATTTTCCTTTAAAAGCTGCCACATTGACTAAAAAATACAACTGAAActacacaaaaatgtgaaaaaacattAGTATGTTTCTTGaagaaaaacatattgattATAAACTGGGGAGCAATTTAATATTCAGTATCTGTGATTGATTTACCCGTGACAAAAACCCTGAGTGTCCCGCTGGTTTCCATTCCCTCAATCTCAGGAACAGTCACCACGCACTTGTACGTCCCTGCTGAGTCAAACGTAGCGTCCATCAGGGTCAAACTGTGGCCCGTTgaaacctcctctccatcctaCACATACACCGGGACACAAAAAGCACATTTAACAAACGCACGTAGATGTGAAGCAGAGGTTACTAGAGGTCTACTAGTTTTTAGTAGATCAGACGACTGCTTCAACAATCTTTTTACACAAAGTTATGCAGAAAACAGTCCTCTTTTAACCGAAAAAAAGGATTCTTCGTTCACCAAAGTTCACTACAAATGAAACGCAGCCAATCATTGTGattaaaataatgagaaaataatattcaattGTCTTTTTTGGGTGTCCAAAACTTTTAGAGAAGCCGCTGCCAATAAAAACTAATCAaatcaacaactattttcaCAGACTTCCTGATTGGCTGCTCTTTACACTGGCTCTACACAAATGTTTCACCATCTGCGGTGAACTCCCACACTGACTCTATGATCACCTAAAACAGTAGGGTGACGGGTTTTCTAAATGCATGTTAATCAAATTGGGcgttattacatttatttatatattttatagtatatttttGAGACAaaatgttgttgctgtttttgtaATTGTACTGaactgcatgtgtgtatttgacCTTAAACCAGACTGTATGTGTCTGGAGAGAAGAGTTGGCGTTGCAGGTGGCCGTCAGCTCCTCTCCCTGGGCCACCTCAACAGTGTGTTCAGGCTCCACAACAGCAGGATCGAGATCTACACACACagcagggagaaagagaaaaaaaatcaaatcggGAATGTGCAGTCATACTGCtggtaaaatgtattaattatcaTGGTTAGATTCCTTACAGTTTACAAACACAGTGGTGTTTCCCGTGATCTCTTCAAGGGTGTCCCAGTCCGTGTCTTTACACTGGTAAAGTCCACTGTTTAGACGGGTCACATTATCCACCACCATCACATTGTTCTCCAAAGTGTGTTCACCCTACAAAAAGCCAAAGTAATCTGATCAACACATAAACATAACTTGTGAATTTGGACGTCAACAATATCTGCTGAGCAAGAGAAATAGGTTGTAGTAGTAACTATGCCGCTGCTTTTGTATGTGCATGAATAATGAGCACAAAAGGGTTGATTTTCTTACTCCTGGGTACGAGATTGACAGGGATGAGGATGGCATATTCCCGTCGTCACGACAGTGAAGCTCGATCGAGTCCCCTTCCTTGATTTTGCCCTTTGGTGACTCCACCCAAACCCTTACAGCTGTGGAGGGGtctgaaacagagagaggatgtCACTAAGTTGTAGAAGGTTTATATGATGGCCACAACCGTCCCTGCAGCAAACTCAGCTAAATCTCCAAATGCAGTGCTTCTGACTACAATGGGAAACCAGTGAGGGTTTGTCGCCGCACTGGCGACTATGTGGAGGGTTGGATCTGGGTTGGACAGCCTCAACCTGCATTATGTCATCCTGATGAAAGGTGGCACACACAAGGCCCTTACCCCAACACCTCAAGAGGCTTTGCCTTTTGCCAGTAAGAATTTAGTTAAATAgaggttatatattatattatatgttcaCATCAACATCCGTAATAATTAAGACGAAGGAAAGCAAAAAcctttctgaaagctccgataAATCCAACTTGGAGTTTAATAATATGGAAGCCAGAAAATCAAGCAAACGTGGATGCCTAATGTCCTTTAAataacagtgtgtaggatttggcggcatctagtggtgtcaCTGCAGCTGGTGtcactgtttaaaactgtgatcgTCCCTCATTTGAAAGAAACTTGTTATGTGGTCTCATAGTGTGCCTTATACTGGTGTGATATTATGTGTGAAACTCACAGTGTACAGTGATGTTAATACGGTTGCTCTCGGTCATGGTTAATCCCCCGGGAACAGAGTAGGTGACCTCGCAGTAGAACAGATCATCTTGGTCCTCCTTTATCACCATCATGCTCAGCTCGCTCTTAACGGAGAACAGGCCGCTGGATTCAGTGGTGGTGCTGGTCACTACCTCCACCACTggaagacacaaaaacatttgcaaacacacaagacgagaggaggaaaaggagggaaatggagaaaAAGCCACATTAAACTACATTATAAGCACAAATTAAATCAGTGTAGAAGGGCATTGTAGATGTGATGTCAATCCGTCTCACCACCCTGAGCAGCTTGTATCGGCATGTTGTTTCTGTACCAAGTGATGCTCGGCTTGGGGAAGCCATTTTTGACCTCGCAGGTAGCAATCTGTAGGACAGGAGAGAGAATGAGGGAATACAATTTTAGCCTGACAGtcatttcataatttttatACTCTGATGTTCATGATTCGAAGCTTGTTTACCTTAGATGGGCTGATTTCGTTAACTGAGATCCCCGTTTTCACAGCCTCGATGATGGGACGGTCTGGTTTTTCTGCATAGGAATTAAGAACTGAATCAAGAACTAGAAAAGGCTAGAGAAAAAGTCTGTGTTTGGGCAGCTGATCATTTGTAGTTTTGAACAGTTTGAAACAGTTACAGAGTCTCGGCATGTTACATATGTAAGTCAAAGTGTCATTGGAAGCACTGAAAGGGTTTgaagcagggctgtcaaagctaacgcaCTAAAACGCATTtgcgcaacttgcgatttttaggttgtatcgggctcagttttaaagctagagtaaagatatcACTAGATATAGAGATATGATAAtatggtattatatgaaactagaaaacctaaggaatccattggtacccaccatgtcatactagcttgtcaggaaggaggttatgctaaattttggcgaggaaaaactgtcatggcaagtcccttgacctctgacctcaagatatgtgaatgaaaatgggttctatgggtacccacgagtctcccctttacagacatgcccactttatgataatcacatgcagtttggggaaagtcatagtcaagtcagcacactgacagctgttgttgcctgttgggcttgagtttgccatgttatgatttgagcattttgatgctaattgcagtacctgtgagggtttctcgacaatatttgtcattgttttgtgttaattgatttccaataataaatatatacatacatttgcataaagcaagcatatttgccctctcccatgttgataagattaataaatacttgacaaatctccctttgaggtacattttgaacagataaaaaatgtgcgattaatttgcgattaactatggacaatcatgcgattaatcgcaattaaatactgtaatcgattgacagccctagtttgaagtGTTACTGTAAGCATTGAAAGGAGTTGAGGTGTCAGTAGAAGGGTAATAACTGCAATGAGCTGTTTCAGTTGaagtgaaaatgatgaaaaatgttgagCTGTTAGTTGAAGTGTAATCACTGAAAGCAGTTGAATTCTCATTAAAGAGTACAGGATGAAAGAAGTTGAAATGTCACCAAAATGTGAGAGAGGATGAGTTTGTGAACATGGTGATGCATAAATTATGCATGAAGTGTGGAAACTGTGGGAGTAAAAAGAGTCTGAAGAATGTGTTTGAGTCAAGCTAAAGCTGAAGTTTTGAGGTCATAGGGTCTGAAATGAGCATAAATTAACTGTGATTATGGGAAAACTATGTGAGGTAAAGAAAAGGCAGAGCTAATATGATAAAGTGTAAATGGTGGAAACTAGCTCAAAATCTAAATTAAGATTCTAAGTGAAGTTGTGAATGAGTATGAAGGGGTTGAAGGAGTTGAAAACGTTCAAAATGGGAACACAAGTAGCTGAAGCGAGCACACTAACCATGACTTATTGTATGACACCCATCCTTTCAGAAGTCATCTAATCTTCATTTTAAATCTTTGTAAAGTTTGCTCTTGCTACTCAAACCATTTCAGATTGAATCTTACCGAAAACCTTCAGCTTTGTGCGTCCCTCCCCGGTCCCATCTGTTAGACCTTTGATGAGGCAGATAAATTCCAGCTCGTCTTCCAGCTGCACGTCGCTGATAGTCAACACTATCTCTCCAGAGGCTCCGGTACCGGTCACACTGATCCGGTCTGTGAACGGTGTGCCTTTGTCTACGATGTTCATGGTGGTGTCCTGGTAGTAGATGCTCTGCTTCTCAGCCGACCGTGTCACCTAAAAGGTCGGAGTACAAACACATGATGCAACACATGCATGGACACATcgtacctctctgtgtgtgcgtacATCAGGCTTGATGAGACTCACGTAGAACCACTGTATGACCATGCCGCCAACGCCGTCAGATGATATGAACATGCAGGTGATCGAAGCATTTTCTCCCCTGAACACCTCCACTTTGTCCTCCATGTTCACTTCCACGTCAGCCCACgctgaaaaagagaaagagaatatGTTTTAGCCGTTTATCCCCATTAGAGCTGCatctaacgattattttaatttttgattaatctgttgattattttctcgattaatcgattagttgtttggtctataaaatgtcagaaaatggtgaaaaatgtcgatcagtgtttcccaaagctcgaGATGGCCTCCTCAAatgccttgttttgtccacaactccaAGAtagtcagtttactgtcatagaggagtaaagaaatcagaaaatattcacctttaagaagctggaattagagaatttccacttttttttcttaagaaatgactcgaaccgattaatcgattatcaaaatggctggcaattattttaattgttgacagctaatcgattaatctattaatccTTGCAGCTCTAATCACCATCAACCTCATATTT encodes:
- the mcamb gene encoding melanoma cell adhesion molecule b isoform X3; protein product: MAARNTASLLVGLLLLFLTWGAWADVEVNMEDKVEVFRGENASITCMFISSDGVGGMVIQWFYVTRSAEKQSIYYQDTTMNIVDKGTPFTDRISVTGTGASGEIVLTISDVQLEDELEFICLIKGLTDGTGEGRTKLKVFEKPDRPIIEAVKTGISVNEISPSKIATCEVKNGFPKPSITWYRNNMPIQAAQGVVEVVTSTTTESSGLFSVKSELSMMVIKEDQDDLFYCEVTYSVPGGLTMTESNRINITVHYPSTAVRVWVESPKGKIKEGDSIELHCRDDGNMPSSSLSISYPGGEHTLENNVMVVDNVTRLNSGLYQCKDTDWDTLEEITGNTTVFVNYLDPAVVEPEHTVEVAQGEELTATCNANSSLQTHTVWFKDGEEVSTGHSLTLMDATFDSAGTYKCVVTVPEIEGMETSGTLRVFVTGPPEIIKPDSTEREASFEETINLSCNVRGFPAPTVTWNTSDGKILETAFEMRTDEGVESLVSIKVTSDISATCEASNEFGDDTLTFNITAIILTTTPATTTTTSTTTTTTPTTTPTLSDTVKAATADPPKKVKKEGRGVIIAVVIICILLLAILGSVLYFLYKKGKICGRSGKQDLTKEKSSKDNIVVEMRSDNTEEAVLLGVNGEKLHPGDQGGEYLDVQK
- the mcamb gene encoding melanoma cell adhesion molecule b isoform X4 — protein: MAARNTASLLVGLLLLFLTWGAWADVEVNMEDKVEVFRGENASITCMFISSDGVGGMVIQWFYVTRSAEKQSIYYQDTTMNIVDKGTPFTDRISVTGTGASGEIVLTISDVQLEDELEFICLIKGLTDGTGEGRTKLKVFEKPDRPIIEAVKTGISVNEISPSKIATCEVKNGFPKPSITWYRNNMPIQAAQGVVEVVTSTTTESSGLFSVKSELSMMVIKEDQDDLFYCEVTYSVPGGLTMTESNRINITVHYPSTAVRVWVESPKGKIKEGDSIELHCRDDGNMPSSSLSISYPGGEHTLENNVMVVDNVTRLNSGLYQCKDTDWDTLEEITGNTTVFVNYLDPAVVEPEHTVEVAQGEELTATCNANSSLQTHTVWFKDGEEVSTGHSLTLMDATFDSAGTYKCVVTVPEIEGMETSGTLRVFVTGPPEIIKPDSTEREASFEETINLSCNVRGFPAPTVTWNTSDGKILETAFEMRTDEGVESLVSIKVTSDISATCEASNEFGDDTLTFNITAIILTTTPATTTTTSTTTTTTPTTTPTTIPTTTTTTTTTLSDTEGRGVIIAVVIICILLLAILGSVLYFLYKKGKICGRSGKQDLTKEKSSKDNIVVEMRSDNTEEAVLLGVNGEKLHPGDQGGEYLDVQK
- the mcamb gene encoding melanoma cell adhesion molecule b isoform X8, with the translated sequence MAARNTASLLVGLLLLFLTWGAWADVEVNMEDKVEVFRGENASITCMFISSDGVGGMVIQWFYVTRSAEKQSIYYQDTTMNIVDKGTPFTDRISVTGTGASGEIVLTISDVQLEDELEFICLIKGLTDGTGEGRTKLKVFEKPDRPIIEAVKTGISVNEISPSKIATCEVKNGFPKPSITWYRNNMPIQAAQGVVEVVTSTTTESSGLFSVKSELSMMVIKEDQDDLFYCEVTYSVPGGLTMTESNRINITVHYPSTAVRVWVESPKGKIKEGDSIELHCRDDGNMPSSSLSISYPGGEHTLENNVMVVDNVTRLNSGLYQCKDTDWDTLEEITGNTTVFVNYLDPAVVEPEHTVEVAQGEELTATCNANSSLQTHTVWFKDGEEVSTGHSLTLMDATFDSAGTYKCVVTVPEIEGMETSGTLRVFVTGPPEIIKPDSTEREASFEETINLSCNVRGFPAPTVTWNTSDGKILETAFEMRTDEGVESLVSIKVTSDISATCEASNEFGDDTLTFNITAIKAATADPPKKVKKEGRGVIIAVVIICILLLAILGSVLYFLYKKGKICGRSGKQDLTKEKSSKDNIVVEMRSDNTEEAVLLGVNGEKLHPGDQGGEYLDVQK
- the mcamb gene encoding melanoma cell adhesion molecule b isoform X7 codes for the protein MAARNTASLLVGLLLLFLTWGAWADVEVNMEDKVEVFRGENASITCMFISSDGVGGMVIQWFYVTRSAEKQSIYYQDTTMNIVDKGTPFTDRISVTGTGASGEIVLTISDVQLEDELEFICLIKGLTDGTGEGRTKLKVFEKPDRPIIEAVKTGISVNEISPSKIATCEVKNGFPKPSITWYRNNMPIQAAQGVVEVVTSTTTESSGLFSVKSELSMMVIKEDQDDLFYCEVTYSVPGGLTMTESNRINITVHYPSTAVRVWVESPKGKIKEGDSIELHCRDDGNMPSSSLSISYPGGEHTLENNVMVVDNVTRLNSGLYQCKDTDWDTLEEITGNTTVFVNYLDPAVVEPEHTVEVAQGEELTATCNANSSLQTHTVWFKDGEEVSTGHSLTLMDATFDSAGTYKCVVTVPEIEGMETSGTLRVFVTGPPEIIKPDSTEREASFEETINLSCNVRGFPAPTVTWNTSDGKILETAFEMRTDEGVESLVSIKVTSDISATCEASNEFGDDTLTFNITAIILTTTPATTTTTSTTTTTTPTLSDTEGRGVIIAVVIICILLLAILGSVLYFLYKKGKICGRSGKQDLTKEKSSKDNIVVEMRSDNTEEAVLLGVNGEKLHPGDQGGEYLDVQK
- the mcamb gene encoding melanoma cell adhesion molecule b isoform X5 → MAARNTASLLVGLLLLFLTWGAWADVEVNMEDKVEVFRGENASITCMFISSDGVGGMVIQWFYVTRSAEKQSIYYQDTTMNIVDKGTPFTDRISVTGTGASGEIVLTISDVQLEDELEFICLIKGLTDGTGEGRTKLKVFEKPDRPIIEAVKTGISVNEISPSKIATCEVKNGFPKPSITWYRNNMPIQAAQGVVEVVTSTTTESSGLFSVKSELSMMVIKEDQDDLFYCEVTYSVPGGLTMTESNRINITVHYPSTAVRVWVESPKGKIKEGDSIELHCRDDGNMPSSSLSISYPGGEHTLENNVMVVDNVTRLNSGLYQCKDTDWDTLEEITGNTTVFVNYLDPAVVEPEHTVEVAQGEELTATCNANSSLQTHTVWFKDGEEVSTGHSLTLMDATFDSAGTYKCVVTVPEIEGMETSGTLRVFVTGPPEIIKPDSTEREASFEETINLSCNVRGFPAPTVTWNTSDGKILETAFEMRTDEGVESLVSIKVTSDISATCEASNEFGDDTLTFNITAIILTTTPATTTTTSTTTTTTPTLSDTVKAATADPPKKVKKEGRGVIIAVVIICILLLAILGSVLYFLYKKGKICGRSGKQDLTKEKSSKDNIVVEMRSDNTEEAVLLGVNGEKLHPGDQGGEYLDVQK
- the mcamb gene encoding melanoma cell adhesion molecule b isoform X1 is translated as MAARNTASLLVGLLLLFLTWGAWADVEVNMEDKVEVFRGENASITCMFISSDGVGGMVIQWFYVTRSAEKQSIYYQDTTMNIVDKGTPFTDRISVTGTGASGEIVLTISDVQLEDELEFICLIKGLTDGTGEGRTKLKVFEKPDRPIIEAVKTGISVNEISPSKIATCEVKNGFPKPSITWYRNNMPIQAAQGVVEVVTSTTTESSGLFSVKSELSMMVIKEDQDDLFYCEVTYSVPGGLTMTESNRINITVHYPSTAVRVWVESPKGKIKEGDSIELHCRDDGNMPSSSLSISYPGGEHTLENNVMVVDNVTRLNSGLYQCKDTDWDTLEEITGNTTVFVNYLDPAVVEPEHTVEVAQGEELTATCNANSSLQTHTVWFKDGEEVSTGHSLTLMDATFDSAGTYKCVVTVPEIEGMETSGTLRVFVTGPPEIIKPDSTEREASFEETINLSCNVRGFPAPTVTWNTSDGKILETAFEMRTDEGVESLVSIKVTSDISATCEASNEFGDDTLTFNITAIILTTTPATTTTTSTTTTTTPTTTPTTIPTTTTTTTTTLSDTVKAATADPPKKVKKEGRGVIIAVVIICILLLAILGSVLYFLYKKGKICGRSGKQDLTKEKSSKDNIVVEMRSDNTEEAVLLGVNGEKLHPGDQGGEYLDVQK
- the mcamb gene encoding melanoma cell adhesion molecule b isoform X9, whose product is MAARNTASLLVGLLLLFLTWGAWADVEVNMEDKVEVFRGENASITCMFISSDGVGGMVIQWFYVTRSAEKQSIYYQDTTMNIVDKGTPFTDRISVTGTGASGEIVLTISDVQLEDELEFICLIKGLTDGTGEGRTKLKVFEKPDRPIIEAVKTGISVNEISPSKIATCEVKNGFPKPSITWYRNNMPIQAAQGVVEVVTSTTTESSGLFSVKSELSMMVIKEDQDDLFYCEVTYSVPGGLTMTESNRINITVHYPSTAVRVWVESPKGKIKEGDSIELHCRDDGNMPSSSLSISYPGGEHTLENNVMVVDNVTRLNSGLYQCKDTDWDTLEEITGNTTVFVNYLDPAVVEPEHTVEVAQGEELTATCNANSSLQTHTVWFKDGEEVSTGHSLTLMDATFDSAGTYKCVVTVPEIEGMETSGTLRVFVTGPPEIIKPDSTEREASFEETINLSCNVRGFPAPTVTWNTSDGKILETAFEMRTDEGVESLVSIKVTSDISATCEASNEFGDDTLTFNITAKGRGVIIAVVIICILLLAILGSVLYFLYKKGKICGRSGKQDLTKEKSSKDNIVVEMRSDNTEEAVLLGVNGEKLHPGDQGGEYLDVQK
- the mcamb gene encoding melanoma cell adhesion molecule b isoform X6 — encoded protein: MAARNTASLLVGLLLLFLTWGAWADVEVNMEDKVEVFRGENASITCMFISSDGVGGMVIQWFYVTRSAEKQSIYYQDTTMNIVDKGTPFTDRISVTGTGASGEIVLTISDVQLEDELEFICLIKGLTDGTGEGRTKLKVFEKPDRPIIEAVKTGISVNEISPSKIATCEVKNGFPKPSITWYRNNMPIQAAQGVVEVVTSTTTESSGLFSVKSELSMMVIKEDQDDLFYCEVTYSVPGGLTMTESNRINITVHYPSTAVRVWVESPKGKIKEGDSIELHCRDDGNMPSSSLSISYPGGEHTLENNVMVVDNVTRLNSGLYQCKDTDWDTLEEITGNTTVFVNYLDPAVVEPEHTVEVAQGEELTATCNANSSLQTHTVWFKDGEEVSTGHSLTLMDATFDSAGTYKCVVTVPEIEGMETSGTLRVFVTGPPEIIKPDSTEREASFEETINLSCNVRGFPAPTVTWNTSDGKILETAFEMRTDEGVESLVSIKVTSDISATCEASNEFGDDTLTFNITAIILTTTPATTTTTSTTTTTTPTTTPTLSDTEGRGVIIAVVIICILLLAILGSVLYFLYKKGKICGRSGKQDLTKEKSSKDNIVVEMRSDNTEEAVLLGVNGEKLHPGDQGGEYLDVQK
- the mcamb gene encoding melanoma cell adhesion molecule b isoform X2 gives rise to the protein MAARNTASLLVGLLLLFLTWGAWADVEVNMEDKVEVFRGENASITCMFISSDGVGGMVIQWFYVTRSAEKQSIYYQDTTMNIVDKGTPFTDRISVTGTGASGEIVLTISDVQLEDELEFICLIKGLTDGTGEGRTKLKVFEKPDRPIIEAVKTGISVNEISPSKIATCEVKNGFPKPSITWYRNNMPIQAAQGVVEVVTSTTTESSGLFSVKSELSMMVIKEDQDDLFYCEVTYSVPGGLTMTESNRINITVHYPSTAVRVWVESPKGKIKEGDSIELHCRDDGNMPSSSLSISYPGGEHTLENNVMVVDNVTRLNSGLYQCKDTDWDTLEEITGNTTVFVNYLDPAVVEPEHTVEVAQGEELTATCNANSSLQTHTVWFKDGEEVSTGHSLTLMDATFDSAGTYKCVVTVPEIEGMETSGTLRVFVTGPPEIIKPDSTEREASFEETINLSCNVRGFPAPTVTWNTSDGKILETAFEMRTDEGVESLVSIKVTSDISATCEASNEFGDDTLTFNITAIILTTTPATTTTTSTTTTTTPTTTPTTIPTTTTTTTTTLSDTVKAATADPPKKVKKEGRGVIIAVVIICILLLAILGSVLYFLYKKGKICGRSGKQDLTKEKSSKDNIVVEMRSDNTEEAVLLGVNGEKLHPGDQ